The following proteins are co-located in the Candidatus Hydrogenedentota bacterium genome:
- a CDS encoding beta-galactosidase, translating into MLTIVLGFALFAQAETPAEHLLVDFSAETLPACVVLHDTEMRRVAYEDGFAHEVRFHTVDWPNVFFQAPPGNWDWSAYAGVAASLYNPEDAPIDAAMRVDNAGADGVHHCNTVSGSVAPRSRCILRCYFNTGDAELFWGMRGVPVRGPLGGGPTLDTRNITAFQVFLQRPQHERTLLFERAWLFGKGGALREQVPFPFIDPFGQYKHADWPGKLHDESAFAERRREEETALAAAPRLTGRDRFGGWADGPRREATGWFRTEKVDGKWWLVTPEGSLFFSVGADCVGTWEQTFIEGRDGWFEWLPDEGDPRFQGCRGEVQGAHSGADRIGGKGRTFSFYRANLARKYGERWADAWRDISYRRLNAWGVNTIGNWSQQDVLEQSPAPFIVATGIGGVRLIEGATGYWSKMKDVFAPEFEEQADRALAWAGAKYGANPLCIGYFCDNELAWEGFARGTLESPAGQPARAALIEQLKAQYTGIEALNAAWGTAATDWDALRTPETPNVTALADLETFTCQFARRYFEVVRAACRKHAPHQLYLGCRFAGPPPEPVARACAEFADVMCYNLYYREIPADKFLAYDKPLIIGEFHFGALDRGLFHTGLVATENQQARAEAYARYVRSVAVHPNFVGCHWFQYVDEPVTGRWLDGENYNIGFVDVTDTPYPELVEAARAVHQSIYLLRSGGAQHP; encoded by the coding sequence TTGTTGACGATCGTGCTTGGTTTTGCCCTGTTTGCGCAGGCGGAGACGCCCGCGGAGCACCTGCTGGTGGATTTCAGCGCCGAGACCTTGCCCGCCTGCGTCGTGCTGCACGACACGGAGATGCGGCGGGTCGCGTACGAGGACGGATTCGCGCACGAGGTCCGGTTCCACACGGTCGACTGGCCGAACGTGTTCTTCCAGGCGCCGCCCGGAAACTGGGACTGGAGCGCCTACGCCGGTGTAGCGGCGTCGCTATACAACCCAGAGGATGCGCCAATCGACGCAGCCATGCGCGTGGACAACGCGGGCGCGGACGGCGTTCATCACTGCAACACCGTTTCGGGCAGCGTCGCGCCGCGAAGCCGCTGCATACTCCGCTGCTATTTCAACACGGGCGACGCGGAACTCTTCTGGGGCATGCGCGGCGTGCCCGTGCGCGGCCCCTTGGGCGGCGGACCCACGCTTGACACGCGGAATATTACGGCGTTTCAGGTTTTTCTGCAGCGGCCGCAACACGAACGCACACTCCTCTTCGAGCGCGCGTGGCTCTTCGGCAAAGGGGGCGCCCTGCGCGAACAAGTGCCGTTTCCGTTCATCGACCCGTTTGGCCAATACAAACACGCCGACTGGCCCGGCAAGCTGCACGACGAAAGCGCGTTCGCGGAACGCCGCCGCGAGGAGGAAACCGCACTCGCCGCCGCGCCGCGCCTGACCGGACGCGACCGTTTCGGAGGCTGGGCCGACGGACCGCGCCGCGAGGCCACGGGCTGGTTCCGCACGGAAAAGGTGGACGGCAAATGGTGGCTCGTGACGCCTGAGGGCTCATTGTTCTTCTCCGTTGGCGCGGATTGCGTCGGCACGTGGGAGCAGACCTTCATCGAAGGGCGCGACGGCTGGTTCGAATGGCTTCCGGACGAAGGGGACCCGCGTTTCCAGGGCTGCCGCGGCGAAGTGCAAGGCGCGCATAGCGGCGCGGACCGCATTGGCGGGAAGGGCCGCACGTTCAGTTTTTATCGGGCAAACCTGGCGCGCAAATACGGTGAACGCTGGGCCGATGCATGGCGCGACATCAGCTACCGCCGCCTGAACGCGTGGGGAGTCAACACGATCGGCAACTGGTCGCAGCAGGACGTGCTGGAGCAGAGCCCGGCGCCCTTCATCGTGGCTACCGGCATCGGCGGCGTGCGCCTGATCGAAGGCGCCACCGGCTATTGGTCGAAGATGAAAGATGTCTTCGCGCCCGAGTTCGAGGAACAGGCCGACCGCGCCCTTGCCTGGGCGGGCGCGAAATACGGGGCAAATCCGCTGTGCATCGGGTATTTCTGCGACAACGAGCTCGCCTGGGAGGGCTTCGCGCGCGGCACGCTCGAGAGTCCGGCCGGTCAACCGGCGCGCGCCGCCCTGATCGAACAGCTGAAGGCGCAGTACACCGGAATTGAGGCGCTCAATGCCGCGTGGGGAACGGCCGCCACAGACTGGGACGCGCTGCGCACGCCGGAAACGCCGAACGTAACGGCGCTGGCGGATTTGGAGACGTTCACCTGCCAGTTCGCCCGCCGCTATTTCGAGGTGGTCCGCGCGGCGTGCAGGAAACACGCGCCACACCAGTTGTATCTGGGCTGCCGGTTCGCGGGCCCCCCGCCGGAACCTGTGGCGCGCGCCTGCGCCGAATTCGCGGACGTGATGTGCTACAACCTCTACTACCGGGAAATCCCGGCGGACAAGTTCCTGGCTTACGACAAGCCGCTGATCATCGGCGAGTTCCATTTCGGCGCGCTCGACCGCGGACTGTTCCACACGGGGCTTGTCGCGACGGAGAACCAGCAGGCGCGCGCGGAGGCCTATGCGCGTTATGTGCGAAGCGTTGCCGTGCACCCGAACTTCGTCGGCTGCCACTGGTTTCAGTATGTGGACGAGCCCGTTACCGGGCGCTGGTTAGATGGCGAAAACTACAACATTGGCTTTGTCGACGTGACTGACACGCCCTACCCGGAACTGGTCGAGGCGGCGCGCGCCGTGCATCAGTCGATTTACCTGCTGCGCTCCGGCGGCGCTCAGCACCCATGA
- a CDS encoding UDP-N-acetylmuramate--L-alanine ligase, protein MSGLAEILLNLGYEVSGSDLAASEITQRLEHNGLKFFEDHQASNIGDAGILVISAAVREDNVEVVAATRRGIPVIQRSDLLADLMRLKPEAVAVGGTHGKTTTTSMISTFLDRANVGATSIVGGILHRSGTNARWGTGDCLVAEADEHDGSFLRLHPTIAVVTSIDAEHLEYFGTLDRIKRAFTDFCNGVPFYGYSIVCYDDPNVRAILDDIESVCITYGLDDGASLQGRNVRLAVPDPNRAPADQLSQARLRFEVVSRDERLPATGRLGELDINALGPHNVRNALGACAVGLCLGMRFGVIADGLRQFDGVQRRLQVRGRHDGVVVVEDYAHHPTEIASTFEAVRMTGPGRIVCIFQPHLYSRTKFFCEEFGRVLGSVDRSLVTDIYPSREEPMPGVDSSLIVDAARRQGAQQVELVQDMYAVPEHIVPGLKPGDVVLVLGAGNINRICEPLLEALRRR, encoded by the coding sequence ATGAGCGGTCTTGCCGAGATTCTCCTGAATCTCGGTTATGAAGTGTCCGGTTCCGACTTGGCGGCTTCGGAGATTACGCAGCGCCTGGAACACAATGGCCTGAAGTTTTTTGAGGACCATCAGGCCTCGAACATCGGCGATGCGGGCATCCTCGTAATCTCGGCGGCGGTGCGCGAGGACAACGTGGAAGTGGTTGCGGCGACACGGCGCGGCATTCCGGTGATTCAGCGCAGCGACCTGCTGGCGGACCTGATGCGGCTGAAGCCGGAGGCGGTGGCGGTTGGCGGCACGCACGGGAAGACCACGACGACCTCGATGATCAGCACGTTCCTCGACCGCGCCAACGTGGGCGCCACCAGCATCGTCGGCGGCATCCTCCACCGCAGCGGGACGAACGCGCGCTGGGGCACTGGCGACTGCCTCGTAGCGGAGGCGGACGAACACGACGGCTCGTTCCTGCGGCTGCACCCGACCATCGCCGTGGTTACGAGCATCGACGCGGAACATCTCGAGTACTTTGGCACGCTCGACCGGATCAAGCGCGCCTTCACCGATTTCTGCAATGGCGTGCCGTTCTACGGGTATTCCATCGTGTGCTATGACGATCCCAATGTCCGCGCGATCCTCGATGATATCGAGAGCGTCTGTATCACGTACGGATTGGACGACGGCGCGTCGTTGCAGGGCCGGAACGTCCGTCTTGCAGTCCCCGACCCGAACCGCGCGCCTGCGGACCAGCTCAGCCAGGCACGCTTGCGTTTCGAGGTGGTGAGCCGCGACGAGCGGCTGCCCGCCACGGGGCGTCTCGGGGAACTGGACATCAACGCCCTCGGCCCGCACAACGTGCGCAACGCGCTCGGCGCGTGCGCCGTTGGCTTGTGCCTGGGCATGCGCTTCGGGGTCATCGCGGACGGTCTGCGCCAGTTTGACGGGGTGCAGCGGCGGCTGCAAGTGCGCGGCCGGCACGATGGCGTGGTCGTGGTCGAGGATTACGCGCACCACCCGACGGAGATCGCCAGCACGTTCGAGGCGGTGCGCATGACCGGGCCGGGCCGCATCGTCTGCATATTCCAGCCGCACTTGTACAGCAGGACGAAGTTCTTCTGCGAGGAGTTTGGGCGCGTCCTGGGCAGCGTGGACCGCAGCCTGGTCACCGACATCTACCCGTCGCGCGAGGAGCCGATGCCGGGCGTGGATTCCAGCCTGATTGTCGATGCGGCGCGGCGGCAGGGCGCGCAGCAGGTCGAACTGGTGCAGGACATGTATGCCGTGCCGGAGCATATCGTGCCCGGCCTGAAGCCGGGCGACGTGGTGCTCGTGCTGGGCGCGGGCAACATCAATCGCATTTGTGAACCGTTATTGGAGGCGCTGAGACGACGCTGA
- a CDS encoding aspartate dehydrogenase produces the protein MVRMNVGLIGCGNIGADLCIALQKGDIPATLVALTDIDEKKARLLKRSFQLDADVCSLEESAGHADFLVECAVASSVPEVIEAAIRHHRDCLVMSVGGLMQRPDLVEQARECKIEVRIPSGALAGLDAVRAAMEAGLHSVTLTTRKPPKGLEGAPYLKEHDIDLSTLKEPKVVFEGTALEACKAFPANVNVAGALSLVGIGPKETRVRIIADPKATENSHEVVAEGAFGRLQTMTTNLPSPRNAKSSYLASLSAIAELRAAAMAFAAHQR, from the coding sequence ATGGTCCGGATGAACGTGGGCTTGATCGGGTGCGGCAATATTGGCGCCGACTTGTGTATCGCTTTGCAAAAGGGTGATATTCCGGCGACGCTCGTCGCCCTGACGGATATTGACGAAAAGAAAGCGCGTTTGCTCAAGCGCTCGTTTCAGCTTGATGCGGATGTTTGTTCGCTGGAGGAAAGCGCCGGGCACGCGGACTTTTTGGTCGAGTGCGCGGTGGCCAGTTCCGTGCCCGAAGTGATCGAGGCGGCCATCCGGCATCATCGCGACTGCCTGGTCATGAGCGTGGGCGGCCTGATGCAGCGGCCGGACCTGGTCGAGCAGGCGCGGGAGTGCAAGATCGAGGTGCGCATCCCGTCGGGCGCGCTCGCCGGATTGGATGCGGTGCGCGCGGCGATGGAGGCGGGGCTGCACAGCGTCACGTTAACGACGCGCAAGCCGCCCAAGGGCCTGGAAGGCGCGCCGTATTTGAAAGAGCATGACATCGACCTGTCGACGTTGAAGGAGCCGAAGGTCGTGTTCGAGGGAACGGCTCTCGAGGCCTGCAAGGCGTTTCCGGCCAACGTGAACGTGGCCGGGGCGTTGAGCCTCGTGGGTATCGGCCCGAAAGAAACGCGGGTACGTATTATCGCGGACCCGAAGGCAACGGAAAACAGCCACGAGGTCGTGGCGGAAGGCGCATTCGGCCGGTTGCAGACGATGACGACGAATCTGCCGTCGCCGCGCAACGCGAAATCGAGTTATCTCGCTTCGCTGTCGGCCATTGCGGAACTGCGGGCTGCTGCCATGGCCTTCGCGGCGCACCAGCGTTGA
- the rplU gene encoding 50S ribosomal protein L21: protein MYAVVNTGGKQYKMAVGDTVRVEKIDAEIGDTIELDQVALLAKDDEIVTDPAALAAARVVCKVVEQDRAKKIRVYKYKNRKNYHKTRGHRQYYTAVRVQDIQA, encoded by the coding sequence ATGTACGCAGTAGTCAACACCGGCGGAAAACAGTACAAGATGGCCGTAGGCGACACGGTCCGCGTCGAGAAGATCGATGCGGAAATCGGCGACACCATCGAGTTGGACCAGGTGGCCCTGCTCGCGAAGGACGACGAGATCGTCACGGACCCGGCGGCACTGGCCGCGGCGCGGGTAGTCTGCAAGGTCGTCGAGCAGGACCGGGCCAAGAAGATCCGCGTCTACAAGTACAAGAACCGCAAGAACTACCACAAGACACGCGGGCACCGGCAGTACTACACGGCGGTGCGCGTACAAGACATCCAGGCATAA
- the obgE gene encoding GTPase ObgE produces the protein MFVDRVKIRAFAGAGGNGCCSFRREKYVPRGGPDGGDGGPGGDIVLVASSRLHSLLDLRFHPIWKGKRGVHGMGKDRHGAAGEPIEILVPCGTTVRDAARGTVLADLTHEGQRYVAAHGGRGGRGNPRFASSTNRTPRFAEKGEPGEDVHLALELKLIAEVGIVGLPNAGKSTLLAAISAARPKIADYPFTTLAPVLGVAALPGFRTLTVADIPGIIEGAAEGKGLGHDFLRHIERTKVLLFLIDLSDASPLKTKQILEKELEQHSAVFSGRPRVYALNKADIPENRERFEKLRRRFKKPSLISGATGDGVPELLERLWEEVEQVRKSETLEPQEDTEDAEYVYEAPFEVMKTPSGFAVEGKRIVQVVRMTNFENEEAVRHLQDTLRKMGLFKALKRLGAKSGQTIRISDYELEYEPE, from the coding sequence ATGTTTGTGGATCGCGTGAAAATCCGCGCCTTCGCGGGCGCTGGGGGCAACGGCTGCTGTAGCTTCCGCAGAGAGAAGTATGTGCCGCGCGGGGGACCCGACGGCGGCGACGGCGGGCCGGGCGGCGACATTGTCCTCGTGGCTTCCTCGCGGCTGCATTCTCTCCTGGATTTGCGCTTCCATCCTATTTGGAAGGGGAAGCGCGGCGTGCACGGCATGGGCAAGGACCGTCACGGCGCGGCGGGCGAACCCATCGAAATCCTCGTTCCCTGCGGCACCACCGTGCGCGACGCCGCGCGGGGAACCGTGCTGGCCGACCTCACGCACGAGGGCCAGCGCTACGTCGCGGCGCACGGCGGGCGCGGCGGCCGCGGCAATCCCCGTTTCGCGAGCTCGACCAATCGCACGCCGCGATTCGCGGAAAAGGGCGAACCCGGCGAAGATGTGCATCTCGCGCTGGAACTCAAACTGATCGCCGAGGTGGGCATCGTCGGCCTGCCCAACGCGGGCAAGTCCACGCTGCTGGCGGCCATCAGCGCGGCGCGCCCGAAAATCGCCGACTATCCTTTCACCACGCTCGCGCCTGTTCTGGGCGTGGCCGCATTGCCCGGGTTTCGCACGCTGACGGTGGCCGATATCCCCGGCATCATCGAAGGCGCTGCCGAAGGCAAGGGCCTCGGCCACGATTTTCTGCGGCACATCGAGCGCACCAAAGTGCTCCTGTTTCTGATTGACTTGAGCGATGCAAGCCCGCTCAAGACGAAACAAATCCTGGAGAAAGAACTGGAGCAACACAGCGCGGTTTTCAGCGGCCGCCCGCGCGTTTACGCACTGAACAAGGCCGATATTCCGGAGAACCGGGAGCGGTTCGAAAAACTGCGGCGCCGCTTCAAGAAGCCGAGCCTCATCTCGGGTGCGACCGGCGACGGCGTCCCGGAACTGCTGGAGCGCCTCTGGGAGGAAGTCGAGCAGGTGCGCAAGAGCGAGACATTGGAGCCTCAGGAAGACACGGAGGACGCGGAGTATGTCTATGAGGCGCCCTTCGAGGTCATGAAAACGCCCAGCGGTTTCGCCGTCGAGGGCAAACGCATCGTGCAGGTCGTGCGCATGACCAACTTCGAGAACGAAGAGGCCGTGCGGCACCTGCAGGACACGCTGCGCAAGATGGGGCTTTTCAAGGCGCTCAAGCGCCTCGGCGCCAAGTCCGGGCAGACGATCCGTATCAGCGATTACGAACTCGAGTACGAGCCCGAGTAA
- the rpmA gene encoding 50S ribosomal protein L27 — translation MAHKKAGGSSRNGRDSQSQRLGLKKFGGQQVKAGNIIVRQRGTQFHPGDNVGMGKDHTLFALIDGRVQFRFLRKDRKCIDVIPATTE, via the coding sequence ATGGCTCACAAGAAAGCAGGTGGCAGCTCGCGAAACGGGCGCGACAGCCAGTCGCAGCGGCTCGGGCTCAAGAAGTTCGGCGGGCAACAGGTCAAGGCGGGAAATATCATCGTGCGCCAGCGTGGCACGCAGTTTCACCCCGGCGACAATGTCGGCATGGGCAAAGACCATACGTTGTTTGCACTTATCGACGGCCGGGTACAGTTCCGGTTCCTCCGCAAAGACCGCAAGTGTATCGACGTCATTCCGGCAACAACGGAGTGA
- a CDS encoding DUF1559 domain-containing protein, translating to MRRRGFTLIELLVVIAIIGILAAILLPALARAREAARRSSCQNNLKEWGLVYKMYANEDPGERFPPMELEVKPRDDSGSWELYVAAGPKVKAIYPEYLTDPAIVVCPSDATEDIDNLRDDDIPALGIREGDWHIGYYLGGGNGVNDIDTSYAYFGWVLDRMNDVPGQVEPASAVGVDLLASTFGVNIPGDTLVPSQLPRLLLEAFNDNPAAVTGLMSPGPAGELPVARLADCDVQGGPGTPLESHGNGGGDTVYRLREGIERFLITDINNPAAAAQAQSTVFVMIDQLGTAGTITLYNHVPGGCNVMYLDGHVDFIRYPGGQPINRPMANIMALFSAS from the coding sequence GCGATTCTTCTGCCGGCCCTGGCGCGGGCGCGCGAGGCGGCGCGGCGCTCCAGCTGCCAGAACAATCTCAAGGAATGGGGGCTCGTGTACAAGATGTATGCGAACGAAGACCCCGGAGAACGGTTCCCGCCCATGGAACTCGAAGTCAAGCCGCGCGATGACAGTGGTTCCTGGGAACTTTACGTTGCGGCAGGGCCGAAGGTGAAGGCGATCTATCCGGAATACCTTACGGACCCGGCGATTGTCGTCTGCCCATCCGATGCGACGGAAGACATCGATAACCTGCGGGACGACGACATCCCGGCCTTGGGCATCCGCGAAGGCGACTGGCACATCGGCTACTACCTGGGCGGCGGCAACGGCGTGAACGATATCGACACGAGTTACGCCTATTTCGGCTGGGTGCTGGACCGCATGAACGATGTGCCGGGCCAAGTGGAGCCTGCAAGCGCCGTGGGGGTGGACCTGCTTGCCTCCACCTTCGGCGTGAACATTCCAGGCGACACCCTGGTGCCGTCGCAACTGCCGCGGTTGTTGCTGGAAGCCTTCAACGACAATCCGGCCGCCGTGACCGGCCTGATGAGCCCCGGACCCGCGGGCGAGTTGCCGGTCGCCAGGCTGGCGGACTGCGATGTGCAGGGCGGTCCCGGCACGCCGCTCGAGTCACATGGGAATGGCGGCGGCGACACCGTCTACCGGCTTCGCGAGGGCATTGAGCGGTTCTTGATCACCGACATCAACAACCCGGCGGCGGCGGCCCAGGCGCAGAGCACCGTATTCGTCATGATCGACCAACTCGGCACGGCGGGCACCATCACGTTGTACAACCACGTGCCGGGCGGGTGTAACGTGATGTACCTGGACGGTCACGTGGATTTCATCCGGTATCCGGGCGGCCAGCCGATCAACCGGCCCATGGCGAACATCATGGCGCTCTTCTCGGCCAGCTGA
- the cobA gene encoding uroporphyrinogen-III C-methyltransferase, producing the protein MSEFGKVYLVGAGPGDPALITVRGRALLECADVVIYDALIHPELLCLAPRAEHVYVGKQAERHSLPQDDINRILLEHASRCGCVVRLKGGDPFVFGRGGEEAAALAAAGVPFEIVPGVTAGVAGPAYAGIPVTHRGLSSSVTFLSAHGAPGEPSRLTNIAKTMLEGTQVIYMGVTKLAQVTDALIRAGRAPDTPAAAVEWAAFARQRTITGTLGTLSDRCIRANLEAPAIVVVGPVVTLHETLRWFEKRPLHGLRAAVTHAEQHAGALEQRLRDLGADVFALPALRIETVDTLPDIDPGAYDWVVLTSANAAAMLFQLLARSRHDARALAGVRLCAAGTPSVLETLRRRCIEPDAVPAHFGAGAAADAIEACGGPLKGKRVLLPRADIARAALASALRERGATVEELVGWRRVPAPVARETVQAFLAFDPEVVVFTNSAGAAHFASFFTGVEIAALRERAAIASLGPVTSAAARERGFKVAVEPAQPDIPHLIEAICQWRLQKCRP; encoded by the coding sequence ATGAGCGAATTCGGCAAGGTCTATCTCGTCGGCGCGGGGCCGGGCGACCCAGCCCTGATAACGGTGCGGGGCCGCGCGTTGCTGGAATGCGCTGATGTAGTCATTTATGACGCCTTGATACATCCGGAACTGCTGTGTTTGGCGCCGCGCGCGGAACACGTTTACGTGGGCAAACAGGCGGAACGCCACAGCCTGCCACAGGATGATATCAATCGTATTCTTCTGGAGCACGCGTCGCGCTGCGGGTGCGTCGTACGGCTGAAAGGCGGCGACCCGTTCGTGTTCGGGCGCGGCGGCGAAGAGGCGGCCGCGCTGGCGGCGGCGGGCGTGCCATTCGAGATCGTGCCGGGCGTGACCGCGGGCGTGGCGGGCCCCGCATACGCGGGCATACCGGTAACGCATCGCGGACTTTCCTCGAGCGTGACGTTCCTGAGCGCGCACGGCGCGCCCGGGGAGCCGTCGCGTCTGACCAACATCGCGAAGACGATGCTTGAGGGGACGCAGGTCATATACATGGGCGTGACAAAACTCGCGCAGGTCACGGATGCGCTCATACGCGCCGGACGCGCGCCGGACACGCCCGCCGCGGCCGTCGAGTGGGCGGCCTTCGCTCGTCAGCGCACGATCACCGGGACCCTGGGGACATTGAGCGATCGGTGTATCCGCGCGAACCTCGAAGCGCCCGCCATTGTCGTGGTTGGCCCCGTCGTAACGCTGCACGAAACGCTGCGCTGGTTCGAGAAACGGCCGCTGCACGGGCTGCGCGCAGCCGTGACGCATGCGGAGCAGCATGCGGGCGCGCTGGAACAGCGCCTGCGCGACCTCGGAGCGGACGTATTCGCGTTACCGGCGCTGCGCATCGAAACGGTGGACACCCTGCCGGATATCGACCCCGGCGCCTACGACTGGGTCGTACTGACGAGCGCGAACGCGGCCGCCATGCTCTTTCAACTGCTCGCGCGGTCGCGTCACGACGCGCGCGCCCTCGCCGGAGTGCGCCTGTGTGCCGCGGGCACGCCGAGCGTGCTCGAAACCCTGCGCCGGCGCTGCATCGAGCCCGATGCCGTCCCCGCGCATTTCGGCGCGGGAGCGGCGGCCGACGCGATAGAGGCCTGCGGCGGACCCCTGAAAGGGAAACGCGTACTGCTGCCGCGCGCCGACATTGCCCGCGCCGCGCTCGCCAGCGCGTTGCGCGAGCGGGGCGCGACGGTTGAAGAACTTGTGGGATGGCGCAGGGTGCCCGCGCCTGTCGCACGCGAAACGGTTCAGGCGTTCCTCGCGTTCGACCCGGAAGTCGTCGTCTTTACGAACAGCGCGGGAGCCGCGCACTTCGCCTCCTTCTTTACCGGCGTGGAAATCGCGGCGCTGAGAGAACGCGCCGCCATAGCGTCGCTCGGGCCCGTCACCAGCGCTGCGGCCCGGGAACGGGGTTTCAAGGTCGCCGTCGAGCCTGCGCAGCCGGACATTCCGCATCTGATTGAAGCCATATGCCAGTGGCGGCTTCAAAAGTGCAGACCATGA